One region of Mycobacterium riyadhense genomic DNA includes:
- the hsaB gene encoding 3-hydroxy-9,10-secoandrosta-1,3,5(10)-triene-9,17-dione monooxygenase reductase subunit: MTASIDPRTFRNVLGQFCTGITIITTVHDDEPIGFACQSFAALSLDPPLVLFCPTKVSRSWKAIEASGRFCVNVLTEKQKHVSARFGSKEPDKFAGIDWRPSQLGSPIIDGSLAYIDCTVASVHDGGDHFVVFGAVESLSEAPKIKPRPLLFYRGDYTGIEPDKTTPAQWRDDLEAFLTTTTKDTWL, encoded by the coding sequence ATGACGGCGTCGATTGACCCGCGGACGTTTCGCAACGTGCTGGGCCAATTCTGCACCGGGATCACCATAATCACCACGGTGCACGACGACGAGCCGATCGGCTTTGCGTGTCAGTCGTTCGCGGCGCTGTCGCTGGACCCGCCACTGGTGCTGTTCTGCCCTACCAAGGTGTCGCGGTCCTGGAAAGCCATCGAGGCCAGCGGTCGGTTCTGCGTCAACGTGTTGACCGAGAAGCAGAAGCACGTCTCGGCGCGATTCGGGTCGAAGGAACCCGATAAGTTCGCCGGTATCGATTGGCGCCCTTCACAACTCGGTTCGCCGATCATCGACGGGTCGCTGGCGTACATCGACTGCACGGTGGCGTCGGTCCACGACGGTGGCGACCATTTCGTGGTGTTCGGCGCGGTCGAATCGCTGTCGGAGGCGCCCAAGATCAAGCCCCGGCCGCTGCTGTTCTATCGCGGCGACTACACCGGCATCGAGCCGGATAAGACCACGCCGGCTCAATGGCGCGACGACCTCGAAGCATTTCTCACCACCACCACCAAGGACACCTGGCTTTAG